From Pseudonocardia autotrophica, one genomic window encodes:
- a CDS encoding Rv3212 family protein, with translation MPAERRHRGDRMVAAVLVVLLGGVALLYGVQSPAANTESVPATAAATPPPPVGPVPAAFTERWRAASPATPAPLVAGDGVVVAEGSRLSGRDAVSGAERWSYSRDLALCTTGFADGRVMALYRNDEYCSELTTLEPGSGDRGPNRTLDARPGTRLIGQDPVLATGEDYLETFRSDLVRTAEYGTVRAPAEPGTQPRTGCTFLSFAAAQDRAGVLERCPGEAGERLSVLRPSGTEGDRPAFDASAEIGTDGAQLIAVSPERAAVLLPGVPRLALFDRGGRKIGEFPVDAGATISVPADGVARTRTGGQDDPTRYWWTGGATVALDAGTLQPRWTVPGTLGPGTRYGDRLLVPVPDGLADVDPVTGVVGRTVPVDRADRTGPVQVAAQGGLLVELRGTEIVVLGPATA, from the coding sequence GTGCCCGCCGAACGACGACACCGCGGCGACCGCATGGTCGCCGCGGTGCTCGTGGTGCTGCTGGGCGGTGTGGCGCTGCTCTACGGCGTGCAGAGTCCGGCGGCGAACACCGAGTCGGTCCCGGCGACGGCCGCCGCCACCCCGCCGCCACCGGTGGGCCCGGTCCCCGCGGCCTTCACCGAGCGGTGGCGGGCCGCCAGCCCGGCCACCCCGGCCCCGCTGGTCGCCGGGGACGGCGTCGTCGTCGCCGAGGGGTCCCGGTTGTCCGGGCGGGACGCGGTCAGCGGCGCGGAACGCTGGTCCTACTCCCGTGATCTGGCGCTGTGCACCACCGGTTTCGCCGACGGCCGCGTCATGGCGCTGTACCGCAACGACGAGTACTGCTCCGAGCTGACGACGCTCGAACCCGGTTCCGGCGACCGCGGCCCGAACCGCACCCTGGACGCCCGCCCCGGCACCCGGCTGATCGGCCAGGACCCGGTGCTCGCGACCGGCGAGGACTATCTGGAGACCTTCCGCTCGGACCTGGTGCGCACCGCGGAATACGGCACCGTCCGGGCCCCCGCCGAACCCGGCACCCAGCCACGCACCGGCTGCACGTTCCTGTCCTTCGCCGCCGCCCAGGACCGGGCCGGAGTGCTGGAGCGCTGCCCCGGTGAGGCCGGCGAGCGGCTGTCGGTGCTGCGCCCCAGCGGCACCGAGGGCGACCGGCCCGCGTTCGACGCGTCCGCCGAGATCGGGACCGACGGGGCGCAGCTGATCGCGGTGTCCCCGGAGCGGGCCGCCGTGCTGCTGCCCGGTGTCCCCCGGCTGGCGCTGTTCGACCGCGGCGGCCGCAAGATCGGTGAGTTCCCGGTCGACGCCGGGGCGACCATCTCGGTGCCCGCCGACGGCGTCGCGCGGACCCGCACCGGCGGGCAGGACGACCCGACGCGCTACTGGTGGACCGGTGGCGCCACCGTCGCACTGGACGCGGGGACCCTGCAGCCGCGCTGGACGGTGCCCGGCACCCTCGGCCCCGGCACCCGCTACGGGGACCGGCTGCTGGTCCCGGTACCGGATGGGCTGGCGGACGTGGATCCGGTCACCGGCGTGGTCGGCCGCACGGTGCCCGTCGACCGCGCGGACCGGACCGGGCCGGTGCAGGTCGCCGCCCAGGGCGGGCTGCTGGTGGAGCTGCGCGGCACCGAGATCGTGGTGCTCGGCCCGGCCACGGCCTAG
- a CDS encoding DEAD/DEAH box helicase: MTPVEAPLGVTNPGGEKLPPTFAELGVRDEIVSALAENDIIRTFAIQELTLPLALAGEDVIGQARTGTGKTLGFGVPLLQRITPPGERAAATAEGEAADRTKDVPQALVVVPTRELCVQVARDIAAAGKNLGVRVVAIYGGRAYEPQLEALRKGVDVIVGTPGRLLDLAEQRHLVLGRVKALVLDEADEMLDLGFLPDVERILRMLPEERHTMLFSATMPGPIVQLSRAFLTRPTHIRAEEADQGSIHERTKQLVYRAHAMDKVELVTRVLQARERGLTMIFTRTKRTAQRVADDLAERGFAAAAVHGDLGQGAREQALRAFRSEKVDVLVATDVAARGIDVTGVTHVINYQCPEDAKTYVHRIGRTGRAGREGVAVTLVDWDETPRWKMISDDLSLGIDEPVETYSTSDHLFTDLDIPTSASGRLPLSARTRAGLGAEYIDSEGDHQGSRKQRSGGRTGRDSGPSTPSGDEDGRRPARKRRARTRTRGGVTVDAGSATGDGAPETSAASAASSAPTSGPEAGGSTDGEGTKPRRRRRRGGSRRRADGESADGADAAAS, translated from the coding sequence ATCACGCCCGTCGAGGCCCCGCTCGGCGTCACCAACCCCGGCGGCGAGAAGCTGCCCCCCACCTTCGCCGAGCTCGGCGTCCGCGACGAGATCGTCTCCGCGCTCGCGGAGAACGACATCATCCGCACCTTCGCGATCCAGGAGCTGACGCTCCCGCTGGCGCTCGCCGGCGAGGACGTCATCGGCCAGGCGCGCACCGGCACCGGCAAGACGCTGGGCTTCGGCGTCCCGCTGCTGCAGCGGATCACCCCGCCCGGCGAGCGCGCCGCCGCCACCGCCGAGGGCGAGGCCGCCGACCGCACCAAGGACGTCCCGCAGGCGCTCGTCGTCGTCCCGACCCGCGAGCTCTGCGTGCAGGTCGCGCGGGACATCGCCGCGGCCGGCAAGAACCTCGGCGTGCGCGTCGTCGCCATCTACGGCGGCCGTGCCTACGAGCCGCAGCTGGAGGCCCTGCGCAAGGGCGTCGACGTCATCGTCGGCACCCCCGGCCGGCTCCTCGACCTCGCCGAGCAGCGCCACCTGGTGCTCGGCCGGGTCAAGGCGCTCGTCCTCGACGAGGCCGACGAGATGCTGGACCTGGGCTTCCTGCCCGACGTCGAGCGGATCCTGCGGATGCTGCCCGAGGAGCGGCACACGATGCTGTTCTCGGCGACCATGCCGGGCCCGATCGTGCAGCTGTCCCGGGCGTTCCTGACCCGCCCGACGCACATCCGCGCGGAGGAGGCCGACCAGGGCTCCATCCACGAGCGCACCAAGCAGCTCGTCTACCGCGCGCACGCGATGGACAAGGTGGAGCTGGTCACCCGGGTCCTGCAGGCACGCGAGCGCGGCCTGACCATGATCTTCACCCGGACCAAGCGGACCGCCCAGCGGGTCGCCGACGACCTGGCCGAGCGCGGGTTCGCCGCGGCCGCGGTGCACGGCGACCTGGGCCAGGGCGCCCGCGAGCAGGCGCTGCGCGCGTTCCGCTCGGAGAAGGTCGACGTGCTGGTCGCGACCGACGTCGCCGCCCGCGGCATCGACGTCACCGGCGTCACGCACGTCATCAACTACCAGTGCCCCGAGGACGCGAAGACCTACGTCCACCGGATCGGCCGCACCGGCCGCGCCGGGCGCGAGGGCGTCGCCGTCACGCTGGTGGACTGGGACGAGACCCCGCGCTGGAAGATGATCTCCGACGATCTGTCGCTGGGCATCGACGAGCCGGTCGAGACCTACTCGACGTCGGACCACCTGTTCACCGACCTGGACATCCCGACCAGTGCGAGCGGGCGGCTGCCGCTGTCCGCCCGCACCCGGGCCGGGCTCGGCGCCGAGTACATCGACTCCGAGGGCGACCACCAGGGATCGCGCAAGCAGCGCAGCGGTGGTCGCACCGGGCGCGACTCCGGTCCGTCCACCCCCTCGGGTGACGAGGACGGCCGCAGGCCCGCCCGCAAGCGCCGGGCCCGCACCCGGACCAGGGGCGGCGTGACCGTCGACGCCGGCTCCGCGACCGGTGACGGTGCCCCGGAGACGTCCGCGGCGAGCGCGGCGAGCAGCGCCCCCACGAGCGGCCCCGAGGCAGGCGGTTCCACCGACGGCGAGGGCACCAAGCCGCGTCGCCGGCGGCGCCGCGGCGGGTCCCGGCGCCGGGCCGACGGCGAGTCCGCCGACGGGGCCGACGCCGCCGCCAGCTGA
- a CDS encoding ferritin-like fold-containing protein, with protein sequence MTTDAGPPAAGPSPVTVELLGVLGYGELSAFDRLAEDARAAPTLTGRAQLSTMAAAEIGHFRLIEEHLGASGVAIADAMAPFVTLIDSYHASTAPRSWLESLVKAYLGDGLGADFYREVAGWVDPDTGDLVRRVLADTGHSAFAEREVRAACEANPHQRDRLALWGRRLLGEAVTHAQRVVAERDELAEFIVLGSGAKGGVAGLIKTVQVAHGRRMSRLGLS encoded by the coding sequence ATGACCACCGATGCCGGTCCGCCGGCCGCCGGCCCCTCCCCGGTGACCGTCGAGCTGCTCGGCGTGCTCGGCTACGGCGAACTGTCCGCGTTCGACCGGCTCGCCGAGGACGCGCGGGCCGCACCGACGCTCACCGGCCGGGCTCAGCTCTCCACGATGGCGGCCGCGGAGATCGGTCACTTCCGGCTGATCGAGGAACACCTGGGCGCCTCCGGTGTCGCGATCGCCGACGCGATGGCCCCGTTCGTCACCCTGATCGACAGCTACCACGCCTCGACGGCCCCGCGGAGCTGGCTGGAGTCGCTGGTGAAGGCCTATCTCGGCGACGGTCTCGGCGCCGACTTCTACCGCGAGGTCGCCGGCTGGGTGGATCCGGACACCGGTGACCTGGTCCGCAGGGTGCTGGCCGACACCGGCCACTCGGCGTTCGCCGAGCGCGAGGTGCGTGCCGCCTGCGAGGCCAATCCGCACCAGCGCGACCGGCTCGCCCTGTGGGGCAGGCGGTTGCTCGGGGAAGCCGTCACGCACGCCCAGCGGGTGGTGGCCGAGCGGGACGAGCTGGCCGAGTTCATCGTCCTCGGCTCCGGTGCGAAGGGCGGCGTCGCGGGCCTGATCAAGACCGTCCAGGTCGCCCACGGCAGGCGGATGAGCAGGCTCGGACTGTCCTGA
- a CDS encoding DUF3107 domain-containing protein encodes MKVKIGIAETPRELVVSSDRTPDEVAQLVSGALKSDDGLLDLTDDQGNRFVVPVARISYVEIGPGEERKVGFGLGGKP; translated from the coding sequence GTGAAGGTCAAGATCGGCATCGCGGAGACCCCGCGCGAGCTCGTGGTGTCCAGCGACCGCACGCCGGACGAGGTGGCCCAGCTCGTGAGCGGGGCGCTCAAGTCCGACGACGGGTTGCTGGACCTCACCGACGACCAGGGGAACCGCTTCGTCGTGCCGGTGGCGCGGATCTCCTACGTGGAGATCGGCCCGGGCGAGGAGCGCAAGGTCGGCTTCGGTCTGGGCGGCAAGCCCTGA